A section of the Anabaena cylindrica PCC 7122 genome encodes:
- the fdxB gene encoding ferredoxin III, nif-specific translates to MATLTGVTFGGKTWTPKFAQEIDKDKCIGCGRCIKVCGHNVLGLKALNEEGEFVEDEDDEEIERKVMAVVTPENCIGCEACSRICPKNCYSHTTVDN, encoded by the coding sequence ATGGCGACATTAACAGGAGTGACTTTTGGCGGTAAGACTTGGACTCCAAAATTTGCCCAAGAGATTGACAAAGATAAATGTATCGGTTGTGGCAGATGTATTAAAGTATGTGGTCACAATGTTTTAGGGTTAAAAGCACTAAATGAAGAAGGCGAATTTGTGGAAGACGAAGATGATGAAGAAATTGAACGGAAGGTAATGGCGGTAGTGACTCCAGAAAACTGTATTGGTTGCGAAGCTTGTTCTCGTATTTGTCCCAAAAATTGTTATTCTCATACAACAGTAGACAACTAA
- a CDS encoding cytochrome c oxidase subunit II, with protein sequence MQKVPVSLWTLLAGMIISPISIWIGQNHHLLPVQASQQAPLVDGFFNIMFTIAVALFLVVEGTILIFLFMYRRRPGDNGDGTPVEGNLALEIFWTAVPTVIVIVLGIYSVDIYNKMGGLEPGSHPHGQMAMAATMNDGSEAVTAGIGIGGSPQTQGKAADLVVDVKGIQFAWLFNYPQTGIAAGELHVPVGADVQLNLSADDVIHSFWVPQFRLKQDALPGIATELRFVATKPGTYPIVCAELCGGYHGSMRSQVVVHTQEDFDSWLTENQIAQQQGQPQVVAVNPANLSTPDFLAPYVSEMGVNAATLTQIKK encoded by the coding sequence ATGCAAAAAGTTCCTGTGTCGTTATGGACGCTATTGGCTGGGATGATAATTTCCCCTATTAGCATCTGGATTGGTCAAAATCATCATCTACTACCGGTACAAGCATCGCAACAAGCGCCTTTGGTAGACGGATTTTTCAATATCATGTTTACCATTGCTGTTGCTTTATTTTTAGTAGTAGAAGGAACGATTCTAATTTTCTTGTTTATGTATCGTCGTCGTCCAGGAGACAATGGTGATGGTACACCTGTAGAAGGTAATTTAGCCTTAGAAATATTTTGGACAGCAGTTCCTACAGTAATTGTGATTGTTTTGGGTATCTACAGTGTAGATATTTATAACAAAATGGGGGGTTTAGAACCAGGTAGTCATCCTCATGGACAGATGGCTATGGCTGCTACCATGAATGATGGTTCTGAAGCTGTCACTGCTGGAATTGGTATTGGTGGAAGTCCCCAAACTCAAGGTAAAGCAGCGGATTTGGTAGTTGATGTGAAGGGGATTCAGTTTGCTTGGTTGTTTAACTATCCCCAAACTGGTATTGCTGCTGGTGAGTTACACGTTCCTGTTGGTGCTGATGTGCAGTTGAATCTATCAGCAGATGATGTAATTCATTCGTTTTGGGTTCCCCAATTTCGTCTCAAACAAGATGCACTTCCTGGTATCGCTACAGAATTGCGTTTTGTTGCTACTAAACCAGGTACATATCCGATAGTTTGTGCGGAATTGTGTGGTGGTTATCACGGTTCTATGCGATCGCAAGTTGTTGTCCATACCCAAGAAGATTTTGATAGCTGGTTGACAGAAAACCAGATTGCACAACAGCAAGGACAACCTCAAGTTGTGGCTGTAAATCCAGCTAATTTATCGACACCTGATTTTCTGGCACCTTATGTCAGTGAGATGGGTGTAAATGCAGCAACTCTGACTCAAATTAAAAAATAG
- the ctaD gene encoding cytochrome c oxidase subunit I: protein MTQVEFPPNTPHTSHPTAWKWRDYFTFNIDHKVIGIQYLVTAFGFYIIGGLMAIALRTELATADSDFLDPNLYNAFMTNHGTIMIFLWIVPSAIGGFGNYLVPLMVGARDMAFPKLNAIAFWLNPPAGLLLLLSFIFGGSQSGWTAYPPLSLVTAPIAQTMWILAIVLVGTSSILGSLNFVITILLMKVPSMKWDQVPLFCWAILATSVLALVSTPVLAAGLILLLFDINFGTSFFKPDAGGNVVIYQHLFWFYSHPAVYLMILPIFGIMSEVIPTHARKPIFGYKAIAFSTVAICVVGLFVWVHHMFTSGTPGWMRMFFTISTLIVAVPTGVKIFGWVATLWGGKIRFTSAMLFAIGLLSMFVMGGLSGVTMGTAPFDVHVHDTYYVVAHFHYVLFGGSVFGIYAGIYHWFPKMTGRMMNETWGRVHFVLTLIGTNLTFLPMHKLGLQGMPRRVAMYDPQFVSLNQLCTIGAFILGISVIPFAYNAITSWKKGELAGDNPWESLTLEWTTSSPPIIENWEVLPVVTHGPYDYGHIHDESSSVTEAVS, encoded by the coding sequence ATGACACAGGTAGAATTTCCACCAAATACGCCACACACTTCACACCCTACAGCGTGGAAATGGCGAGATTATTTCACTTTTAATATTGATCACAAGGTGATTGGGATTCAATATTTGGTGACAGCATTTGGATTTTATATCATCGGTGGGCTGATGGCGATCGCACTTCGCACCGAGTTAGCCACCGCAGATTCCGATTTTCTTGATCCTAATCTGTACAACGCCTTCATGACCAATCACGGGACGATCATGATCTTCCTATGGATTGTCCCCAGTGCAATTGGGGGATTTGGTAACTATCTAGTTCCGCTGATGGTGGGTGCTAGAGATATGGCGTTTCCCAAATTAAATGCGATCGCATTTTGGTTAAACCCACCCGCAGGATTATTACTGTTACTCAGTTTTATTTTTGGTGGTTCCCAATCAGGTTGGACAGCTTACCCACCACTAAGCTTAGTTACCGCACCAATCGCCCAAACCATGTGGATTTTAGCGATTGTGTTAGTGGGAACTTCCTCAATTTTGGGTTCACTCAACTTTGTGATCACCATTTTGTTGATGAAAGTCCCCAGCATGAAATGGGATCAAGTTCCCCTATTTTGCTGGGCAATTTTAGCAACTTCTGTCCTCGCACTTGTATCTACACCAGTATTAGCAGCAGGTTTAATTCTGTTGTTGTTTGACATCAACTTTGGTACTTCCTTCTTCAAACCAGATGCAGGTGGTAACGTCGTTATTTATCAGCATTTGTTCTGGTTTTATTCCCACCCGGCGGTTTATTTAATGATTCTGCCGATTTTTGGGATTATGTCAGAAGTAATTCCCACCCATGCACGGAAACCGATTTTTGGCTATAAAGCGATCGCATTTTCCACAGTTGCTATTTGCGTTGTCGGTTTATTCGTCTGGGTACACCATATGTTCACCAGCGGCACACCCGGATGGATGCGGATGTTCTTCACCATTTCCACCCTCATAGTTGCAGTTCCCACCGGTGTCAAAATCTTCGGATGGGTTGCAACCCTTTGGGGAGGCAAGATTCGCTTCACCAGTGCCATGTTATTTGCGATCGGCTTACTTTCCATGTTCGTCATGGGTGGATTAAGCGGTGTAACAATGGGAACAGCACCCTTTGATGTTCACGTCCACGACACCTATTATGTAGTCGCACATTTCCACTACGTTCTCTTTGGTGGTTCCGTCTTTGGTATTTACGCAGGTATATATCACTGGTTCCCCAAAATGACCGGCAGAATGATGAACGAAACTTGGGGAAGAGTTCACTTTGTCCTCACCTTAATCGGTACTAACTTGACATTCCTACCCATGCACAAACTGGGTTTACAAGGAATGCCCCGCCGAGTTGCCATGTATGACCCCCAATTTGTCAGCTTAAACCAGCTTTGCACCATTGGCGCATTCATTTTGGGTATTTCTGTGATTCCCTTCGCTTACAACGCTATTACCAGTTGGAAAAAAGGAGAACTCGCAGGTGATAATCCCTGGGAAAGTTTGACTTTAGAATGGACAACCAGTTCTCCACCAATTATTGAAAACTGGGAAGTATTACCTGTTGTTACTCATGGCCCTTATGACTACGGTCATATTCATGATGAATCCTCATCGGTGACTGAGGCTGTCAGTTAA